DNA sequence from the Novipirellula galeiformis genome:
TGACCATCAAGCCCCACCTCTTTCTGTACCCTGTCTCGCTCAGCCTTCAGGATCTCATGCGGCCATGTTTCAATCGGTGCAGAAGTGACGTCCACAACGATTCCTGTGCCTTCAGTCAAAAGCTTGATCTTCGCCGAAATCGCTGCTGACTGATCGGCGATCACTTGGTCGACGTTCCCCTTAAAGACGAGTGAGAATGCGTCCCACTGTTCTTCCTTTAATGCCGCTTCGGCGAAGGACGTTTTCAGTTGGTCAAGCTGCTGAGGTGACGTCGTATTCCGAATAGAATCGACTTCTCGTCGCAAGTCTGCGACTCGACGTTGTGCCCGGTTGAGAAGTTCAATCTGAGTATTCAGTTTGGTAAACGCCGCCTCGAGAACAGCAAGTCGCGCTGCCCGTACTTCCCGATCCTTGGGAATGAGCCCCTTCATATCTTCTCTCGCTTTTTCAATCTGCTTTAAGCGATTTATTTGTCCTTTCTCGGTCGCAGGTATACTTGCCGTCAGCGTCTCCTCTGCGTTTACTTGATCGGAAATACTCGCGATGGCTGTCTGCGCGACATCACGCTCACGTCTGATCGGCTTGAGATGAACTTCTGAAAGTTCTTCAAAAGAGTGGGTTGCAAACCGGTCTTCCGATCTGGTCGTGTCGAATACCACCCGCTCGATTTCTTTCCGTAGCTCGACTGCTAAACCAGCTGCTGAGCAAAGCTGCTCAACAAACTGCTGCGAAAGGTAGCGTACGGATTCGCCAGGCTGATCCGAAATCTGCTTGTTGATCCATCGAGGCTGATGGTTTCCGTCACCCCAATAAAGATGAACCTCAGATTCTTCGAGGTAATTCACAGGAGTCGAGGCGCGATGAATGAACGAGGTCGCCAGGTTCAGCGGAGAATCAACATCAGCCCCAGATGCAATGATATCTGCTAAAGCCGTCTTTCCAGATCCACGCGAGCCAATGATCGCTACTAGACCAGCATTCATTGGAATTTCACCGTTACTAAGCCACGGCGTTTTCTTCGTGGAAATTCTCGCGATGCATTGGCTGGCGTCATGCCGATTTGGTGCCGATTCGCCAATCCAGACGCGTTCTTCAGGTTCTAGCAGGGTTTGTCGCAATGACTCAAATGAAGGATCGCCCTTGATCCAGCAATACCGCTTCTCGATCGGCTCGCACACTTTTTGAACTGAGTGAGCGTCACATCCATGTAGACAGGGCTTCCGCCCCCCGTAGTTCGCTGTGAGATTCTCGACATCGTGGGCTGGGTGTTTGCCCAGCCAAAAGTCTCTGGTGTTGGGATTTGAAGCAAAGATGACATGAGCGAATGCCTCTATCTCTTTTCGCGTCGCGGCAAATGACGCATCTTTCTGCAGACCAGCCGTCCCATCGTTATTACTTGCAGCCACGGCGACAATGCAGTTCTCCGCGATCCACGTATCGTTGCGGAACATTTTCCGCAATTGGTCAAGGCTGACTTTGAACTGGTTAGCGCCCTCTGATCTAGCCGCCAACTCATCGACAAGAAGGTTGTTGTGAGCCCTTCCAAGTCTTTCGAATTCCCCCGGACTGCATCTATACGGGCTACCCTTATACTCAAATGTAAGCTCTAGCAACGCACGCTCGATGTGGGCCACGTGATCGAGATCGGCGGGATTAAAAAGGAGATGGAGGTTAACACCTTTGCGTTTCTCCGTCTCGATGCTCAGACGCAACTCGACGTTTGGGAACAGGAAACGAATCTTGGGGAGTTTTCCCGCACGATGTTTTTCGACAACTGCCTTGTAACCCTCTAGGCAAAGGTAGTCTGTGATTCCGATCGCTTCGACAGCGGGTGCGGCGTCGTTGATGGCTTCCAGATAGCCGTCCCAGTCCGATTTAAACTGATCGTTAAGCAGTGTGCCAGGCGTGTGGATGTGCGGATTCCACCTGCGCCATTGCGAACCGCTTTCAAACGGGTTGATGATTTTGGTATCCATGCTTTGCCCTTACTCTCTCGCGGGAGATGAACCTTGGGTCACGACATAGCACTCGACTAGCCCCCCCTGTACGCTGAATCGTCTGCCGATTTTCATAACATATACTATCACTCCATGAAATCGTTCAGGCCAACGGGCCACAACTTGAAACGTAAAATCCATTTTGGTTTGCGTATCATATTTTGGCATCGCACTGAATTCGCCGGATCCAAGGCTTCAATCTGTTCCGTCGTTCATCTGTCGACTTTCGACTTTTTCCTGACTGTAGCTTTCAACCAAACGTCCAAAACTGAATGCGGACGTGACCAACGCCGCTAAAAGTATTCCAGCTGTCCACAGCGTGCTCGTCCGAAGTGAACCAATAATACGAAATGACTGACTGACGCTGAGTTCATTCGACCTCGCCTCAAAAGCTTGGACTACCGCTTCCGTAGTGCCAAGTTTCCGTTCGATGGACCTGGGAGGCTATCGCCAGGGTCAGGCCTTGTGTTCGGTGTTCAATCGTACCTGCGCGTCAATTTGTGCTGCTTGGCATCTTCACTTTGGCGACTCGCTATGCCTGCCGTTGGTCGGCCCAACGTGTCAAATTCGACTCATTTGTGTTCCAGTAAGCACGATCCTGGGCAAGTGAATTGCCCCCTTCCCCTGGTATGTCCCTAGATCCAACAAATCAAGCAAAAGGGCCATCCACTTCTTACTACCATCGTTCACTGCTTGCTTACGAAGGTGCTCAATGTTTTGTAACAGATAGGCATAGCTGAGACCATTCGTGCCGACTCCCCTCAGGTGCAACAGTGAGAGTCGGTGTCTACCGATCGAATCAGAGCGTTAGTGGCGTCGCTGTGTCGAGCGACGTAGGCGATGCACCGGAAGCCGGCCTTCTTCGAGATACGGATCATGGCTTGGACGAGGGCGTCCTTGGTGTTGGGGATATCTCGCGTGTTCTTAAACAGGACACCTTTATCCTTCATCCGCGGTTCGACAATGGCTTTGGCTTCTTTGGTTAGGAAGATTACTCGTGAGTCCGTTTCACCTTTGCTTTTGTCCGGTGAGAAAATGACAAGATCGTCGTGGATGGGACGGGCCTCAACAGTGCGTCCTTCTTTGGGGCGACATCCCGTTGGCCAAAGGAAGTGGATCAAAGCCGCAAGCGGAGGACTGGCGTGGGATTGAATGACTTTCCATGGGTCGGGCGTGTAGTCGATTTCTCGCCGCCTGCGCTTTGGTTTGACGATTTTGGGAATAGAGAGGCGTGGAGGTATTCGTGCTCAACCGTCCAATTGAACCTCCTCTGAACCACCGAGATTGCGTCGTTCTGACTGGTTGTGACGCCAACGCCCTTTGACCAATTCAGGAGGTGAGTTTTATCAAGGCTGAAATTTTGAGCGTCTTGCCGATCGCTCCGATAAAACTCTTCAGGTAGAGCCGGTGGTTGCTGAACGTGCCTGCACTCCGATTTTCTTGGCACCAGTCCAAATAGGATTGCGACAGCTCGTACACGGTCGACAATCCTGCCGACACCGCGCGGCCGTTGAGCATCAGCTGGCGGCATTTGTCGAACGCCGCTTCCTTTTCGGCCCCGAGCGTGATGCGTTGGCCGTCGATGGTGCAGACCTATCTTTGCTGCTGACTGTTCCAGTACGGCCTTGGTTCTGTTGGCATGGCTTCGCCCTTGATGGTTCCTGAAACGGGAACGGAAAGGGGAATACGACGCAGTTGCCGCGGCAAGGAAAATGTCGGCGCATAAAAAAAGACCGCAAAACACTGGGTTTTGCGGCCTTTTAAGAGAGTGGGCAATACAGAACTCGAATCTGTGACCTCCACGATGTCAACGTGGCGCTCTAACCAACTGAGCTAATTGCCCGATTTTGCGGAACACGATCGCGGTCGCGTCCCCACCTCTCCTGTTTCGGTTTAGCGGGGGGCGTTTCTTTAACAAATCGTCTCGCTCAATGCGTTGCGGTAGTCTGAATCGATCACGTCGATTCGTCAAGACTCTCTCCGCACTTCTTTTTTGGGCCTGAGCGTTCTTTTTTTTCAGCCTGACCGTTTACACCGATCGCGGCCCCCACCGCGGCCAAAGGATGCGTGATCCGCCTCCGCTTCCGCTTGAAATTCCGAGGCTGGCGGGGCGGCAAACCTGGGGGAGTGGATTGTTTCCTTCGTAAAATAGGGATTTCACGAGTTTCACTGTTGACGCTCCCCACCCATGATATGGATACTTTTGAGGTGAGATTTGGGCTTGACGAAGGTTTTCACCGCCATCCAGCTGATGGTGTTAAGCGTGGAATGAAACTCCACTGCGGAACTTTATCACGTCAGTTCATTGGAATCATGAGCTAAGTTTAGAAGCGAAGGCAGCCGTTAGAAGCAATCAGGTTTTGTTTCTCGGATCCCCTTCCTACAGCGATTTGTTTCAATTCTTATTGTTACAATCGTGTTTTTCCTTACAAGTTGAGCCGGAATGCCCTCCGGCCGGAGCAGAAAACATTAGTGGCGTTGGCACGAAAAAGCACTCAGCAAGATCCTCGCGATACCATTCGCATCAATAATCAAATTCGGATCAGTCCGATTCGAGTTGTCAGTGAAGAGGGCGAACAGTTAGGCATCATCCCAACTGAACAAGCCCTGGAACGCGCTCGCGATGCAGGGCTCGATCTTGTCGAAGTCGCTCCGAATGAGCGACCTCCGGTTTGCCGAATCATGGATTACGGCAAATACAAGTACGACAAGAACAAGAAGCTCCACAACAGCCACGCTCGTACGAAAACCAAGGAAATTCGCCTCCGTCCCAAAACGGGCGACGAAGACATTCGTACGAAAATTCGGCAAGCCGAGAAGTTCCTGCAGCACAAGGACAAAGTGCAAATCAGCGTCCTGTTCCGCGGTCGCGAAATGGCTCACATCGAAGAAGGCCGCAAGGTCATGGCGATGGTCATTGAATTGCTAAGCGAAGTCGGCAAAGTCGAAACCTCGCCTCAGCAACACGGCCGCCGCATGATCTGTATGGTCGCGCCTAAGTAACCCACGCCGCGTCAGCAACCACACGCGGCGGAGTCCAATCAGGACGAAGCGGTGCCGAAAGACGGGTAAGTCGAGCGCGCGACCGAAGCGGAGCACGCGAAGTCAAGCTTGCGGCTAAGCTGAGCTTGCCATCGACGGGCTTGCCATCGACAAGCTTGCAAGCGACGGGCTTGCGATCGGCGATCTCCCCCCGAACAACAGCGCTGAACCAGGTCCCAAACAAGAGTCCGTTCCCCTCCAGGACCGGCTGAGGCAAAACCGTTCGCGCGAGAGCCCCTGTTTCGCGAAAGCCCCTGTTTCGCGAGAGCCCCTGTTTCGCGAAAGCCCCTGTTTCGCGAAAGCCCCTGTTCGCGTGGAAAGCCCCTGTTCGCGTGAAAGCCCTCCTTGCGCGAGAACCCCTGTTCGCGCGAGAGCCCAAGTATCCAGTTGAGTGCCGCCAGTGTCGAAGTCCTCGGTCGATCAGATTTGCCAAACGCTTGCGGAGCTTGCCCCGCTCCGACTCGCCGAATCATGGGACAACGTGGGGTTGCTCGTCGGCGATCGCCAGTCGACCGTTTCGCGACTGATGACTTGTTTGACAATCACCCCGGCGGTGGTCCAAGAAGCGATCGATGAGGACGTCGATTTGATCGTCGCTCACCATCCGTTGCCCTTCAAGCCGCTCGCTCGCTTGACCGCCGACACCATCCCAGGATCGATGTTGCTGCGGATGATCGAAGCACGGGTTGCGGTTTACAGTGCCCACACCGCTTTCGACTCCGCTGCCAATGGCATCAATCAATTGTGGTCAGACCGGTTTGGCATTTGCGACTCTCAGCCGTTGATCCCGGCCGAGTCCTGCGAGCCTCAGGTCCCCGCTAGCGGGCTCGGCAGCGGACGCTTTGGAAACTTAGCTGCCCGGATGACTTTAGATGACCTCGCTCGAACGGCGGCAGACAAAGTGGGGGCCGTGCACATTCGCCGCGTTGGAGCCGCGAACCAGCGAGTCGGCCGAGTGGCGTTTGCCTGTGGGAGCGGCGGCAGCTTTCTGGCGGCGGCCAAGCGGAAAGGCTGCGACGCACTGATTACCGGCGAGGCCACCTTCCATACCTGCTTGGAAGCCGAGTCGCTCCAAGTCGGGCTGGTCCTGCTGGGGCATTACTGGAGCGAACGCTTTGCGATGGAGCAGCTCGCCGAACGACTGTCAGCGAGTCTTCCGGAACTGACAATTTGGCCGAGTCGCTGCGAATCGGACCCCATCGAAATGGTCACGCGCTGAGGCAAACGGTGCGACGCGGCAAAAACCGTCCGCCGCAAAAGCATCGGAACGGTTGCTTGACGCACAAGCAGGTCGGCTGCCATGCGGGCAGCCCCTCTCTTTACACGGCAGCGGTGCTTGAATTCAAACCAGCCGTGCCATGACGTCTGGTATGACGAGCGGAGCAACGGCGACGGGCGAACCGCAAAGGTAATATTCGTACGTGGATCGCCTCAAATGCCAAGTATTCTCCGGGGCCACTGGATCGAGAAACATTGACCATCCTCTAAATACGCTTAAAATGCCTCTGTTCGGAATAGAAATTGCTGATTCTGCTGCTGCCGAGTCGTTTTGCAGGGCCGAGATTGGGGCTGCCCCCCAGCCTGGTTTCCCAGCGGCGACCTAGTTTTCCCAGCGGCGACTTGCTTTCCGAGCGGCGCCAGCCGGTTTGGCGGTCCAACGTCCCCGTCATGCATTTTAGGGCAGTCACTCATTTCAATGAGAAAAGTAGAGATTCATGCCAAAACGCGA
Encoded proteins:
- a CDS encoding TrlF family AAA-like ATPase, which produces MDTKIINPFESGSQWRRWNPHIHTPGTLLNDQFKSDWDGYLEAINDAAPAVEAIGITDYLCLEGYKAVVEKHRAGKLPKIRFLFPNVELRLSIETEKRKGVNLHLLFNPADLDHVAHIERALLELTFEYKGSPYRCSPGEFERLGRAHNNLLVDELAARSEGANQFKVSLDQLRKMFRNDTWIAENCIVAVAASNNDGTAGLQKDASFAATRKEIEAFAHVIFASNPNTRDFWLGKHPAHDVENLTANYGGRKPCLHGCDAHSVQKVCEPIEKRYCWIKGDPSFESLRQTLLEPEERVWIGESAPNRHDASQCIARISTKKTPWLSNGEIPMNAGLVAIIGSRGSGKTALADIIASGADVDSPLNLATSFIHRASTPVNYLEESEVHLYWGDGNHQPRWINKQISDQPGESVRYLSQQFVEQLCSAAGLAVELRKEIERVVFDTTRSEDRFATHSFEELSEVHLKPIRRERDVAQTAIASISDQVNAEETLTASIPATEKGQINRLKQIEKAREDMKGLIPKDREVRAARLAVLEAAFTKLNTQIELLNRAQRRVADLRREVDSIRNTTSPQQLDQLKTSFAEAALKEEQWDAFSLVFKGNVDQVIADQSAAISAKIKLLTEGTGIVVDVTSAPIETWPHEILKAERDRVQKEVGLDGQKQLRYTQLQKQLEASEKAQQKSVEELANAKGAADRRGGLLERRRKLYSEVFQSFLDEQKVLEQLYAPLQKTLENSTGSLERLRLAVSREIDLDAWIKRGEDLLDLRKESKLRGHGAMERQVRSDLVPAWRVGTAEAVAEAMQKFIANMHGEIMKSAPATVTPENKAVWIQKVATWLYSTDHIKMVYNVTYDGVAIEQLSPGTRGIVLLLLYLVIDEKDTRPLIIDQPEENLDPKSVFDELVPHFREARTRRQVIIVTHNANLVVNTDADQVIIASSEPNPSGGLPNVTYRCGSIENSVIRRTVCDILEGGEEAFRDRERRYRIQRDRDTQQPSA
- the infC gene encoding translation initiation factor IF-3, whose translation is MALARKSTQQDPRDTIRINNQIRISPIRVVSEEGEQLGIIPTEQALERARDAGLDLVEVAPNERPPVCRIMDYGKYKYDKNKKLHNSHARTKTKEIRLRPKTGDEDIRTKIRQAEKFLQHKDKVQISVLFRGREMAHIEEGRKVMAMVIELLSEVGKVETSPQQHGRRMICMVAPK
- a CDS encoding Nif3-like dinuclear metal center hexameric protein; translation: MSKSSVDQICQTLAELAPLRLAESWDNVGLLVGDRQSTVSRLMTCLTITPAVVQEAIDEDVDLIVAHHPLPFKPLARLTADTIPGSMLLRMIEARVAVYSAHTAFDSAANGINQLWSDRFGICDSQPLIPAESCEPQVPASGLGSGRFGNLAARMTLDDLARTAADKVGAVHIRRVGAANQRVGRVAFACGSGGSFLAAAKRKGCDALITGEATFHTCLEAESLQVGLVLLGHYWSERFAMEQLAERLSASLPELTIWPSRCESDPIEMVTR